From Acidianus brierleyi:
ATTCATAGACGGAGGAAGGATAATAAGTAGAAAGCCAGATCCTGAAGAAATCTCTTCAGGCGCAGTATAATTTTGAAGTTATCATCAACTGTAAAGTTTTATTATTTGTGAATACATAATTGTATACATGCTTACTATTATAGGAAATGAAAGAGTTGATTCTAATGAAAAGATAGCTGTTAGAAATCCTGCAAACGGAGAAATTATAGATTACGTTCCTTCATTATCGAGAGATGAAGTAAGGAAAGCAATAGATATAGCTTTTGATAGTTTTTCAAAACTTAATTCAATTACTCCTGCAAAGAGATCAAAGGCATTAATGGAGACTGCGTCAATCATTAGAGAAAATGCTAACGACTTAGCTGTAACTATGACTAAAGAAACTGGTAGGCCTATAAAAAGTTCTAGAGCAGAAATAGAAAGAACGGCACAAATATTTGAGTTGGCTTCCTCAGAGTTGAGAAGAGCTTTAGAAGGAGAATTTGTTCCATTGGATCTTTATGATTTTCCGGCAGGAAATGAAAAAAGAATTGCTTTCATTAAGAGAGAGCCAATAGGCGTGGTTGGGGCTATAACTCCTTTCAATTTCCCTGCTGCTAGTTTTGCACATAAGGTAGCTCCTGCACTGGCTGTAGGCAATACTGTAGTATTTAAGCCTTCCTCTCTTACTCCATTAACTCAGATAAAACTTGCAGAAATAGTTTCCAAAAAGTTTCCTGTAGGAAGTGTAAATGTAATTACTGGAAGTTCTGAAATGATAGGGGAGGAATTTATTTCTAATGATAAAGTTTCACTCATTACTTTTACAGGATCTGTTAATGTGGGATTAGATTTGGCAAGTAAGGCAGTAAAGAACGGTAAGAGAGTCATAATGGAATTAGGAGGGAGTGATGCTATGATAGTTCTTGAAGATGCTGATATTGATAAGGCAGTTAAAGCCGCATTAGTGGGTAGGTTTGACTTTGCTGGACAGTTCTGTAATGCTACAAAAAGAGTAATAGTTAGGCAAGAAATTGAGAAAGATTTTAGCGATAAATTAAGATCAGAGCTACAGAAATATAAGGCAGGAGATCCTATGGATGAAAGCGTTGATATACCTCCATTAATATCTGAGCAAGCAGTCATGAGAATGAGAGAGTTTTTGAATGATGCAATAAAGGAGGGTGGAGAGAAAATTTTTGAAGGTAAGGTTCCAGAGAAAGGTTACTATTTTCCACCAGTTGTTGTAAAGTTACAACCTACAAGTA
This genomic window contains:
- a CDS encoding aldehyde dehydrogenase family protein, with the translated sequence MLTIIGNERVDSNEKIAVRNPANGEIIDYVPSLSRDEVRKAIDIAFDSFSKLNSITPAKRSKALMETASIIRENANDLAVTMTKETGRPIKSSRAEIERTAQIFELASSELRRALEGEFVPLDLYDFPAGNEKRIAFIKREPIGVVGAITPFNFPAASFAHKVAPALAVGNTVVFKPSSLTPLTQIKLAEIVSKKFPVGSVNVITGSSEMIGEEFISNDKVSLITFTGSVNVGLDLASKAVKNGKRVIMELGGSDAMIVLEDADIDKAVKAALVGRFDFAGQFCNATKRVIVRQEIEKDFSDKLRSELQKYKAGDPMDESVDIPPLISEQAVMRMREFLNDAIKEGGEKIFEGKVPEKGYYFPPVVVKLQPTSRSRILREEVFGPILPIVPVKSDDEAINIANSTQYGLDASIFSSNFSRAYEIASKLRAGTIIINDTTRLRWDNLPFGGMLKSGIGRESVINTMMEMTETKLMVYSR